GGTGCGCTAATTGAAACAAGTATAACCAAAAACCAGATGTCTTTTCGATTCCAAATCTAAATAAACCAACTACTACGCCGGTACATATTCCGACAAGTAGTGCTTGGAGCAACAGTTTAATATTAGTTCTGTTTGCCTCGTCTTTCATTACTTTCTCCCTCACAATAAAAAAACGTGTCACAAACTATTGTACACTAAAAAGCCAGCTAGAATTGTTCTAACTGACCTTTTGTTTCATGTGAAACTAATTATTTTTCTTCATACCATTCGGTGTGGAAGACGCCTTCACGATCATTTCTAAGGTAAGTGTGCGCACCGAAGTAGTCACGTTGTCCTTGGATCATATTAGCTGGCAAGTTTGGATTAAAGATTGATTCCAACCAGTTAAGAGCTGCGCTCAAAGTTGGAGTTGGCACACCACACTTAGTAGCAAACTCAACTGATTTACGCAAAGCTGGCAAGTTTTCCTTCATCAAGCCGCGGAAATAATCGTCTTGGAATAGGTTCATTAGCTTGCCGTTCTTGTCATAGGCTTTTTCAATATCCTTAAGCATTGCGGAACGAATGATACAACCTGCTTCCCAATCTTGAGCAATTGACTTGTATCTTAAGTCCCAATCATAAGCTTCAGCAGCCATTGTCAATTGTTGGAAACCTTGAGCATAGGCAACAGCTTGGGCTAATTGCAATGATTTTTCGAATACGTCAACCATATCATCAGGAATTTCACCATTGTATTCAAACTTAGTTGGTTTAACGCCCTTTTCAATTGTCAAGTGTGCTTGCTTACTCATGAAACGTGCCATTACAGCCTCGGCTACCACCGTTACAGGAGCGCCAAGTGCAACACCATCTTCGAGCATCCAGTTACCAGTACCTTTGTATGAAGCAACGTTCAAAATGTGATCGATTACGTGATCTGGCGTTAAATCATCTTTTTGTGCCAAAACCTTTGAAGTGATTTCGCTAAGATATGCTTCTACCTTACCATGATTCCATTTATCAAAAATTTCTGACATTTCATCATCGCTCTTGTGAGCAACGTCACGGAGTAAGTTGTAAACTTCTGAAAATTCCTGCATAATACCGTATTCGATACCATTGTGCACCATTTTGACATAGTGACCAGCACCTTCAGGTCCCATGTAGTAGACACATGGCTTGCCTTCAGTATTCTTAGCGGCAATAGCTTCAAGAATTGGAGCAACTTCCTTATAGGCTGGTTCATCACCACCTGGCATCAAAGCTGGACCATTCAAGGCACCCTCTTCACCACCGGAAACACCCATACCAATAAAATGAATGCCGTGCTTTTCCATTTCGTGGAAACGACGGTTAGTATCGTGATAATTTGAGTTACCACCATCGATTAAAATATCGCCTTTATCCAAAAGCGGCAGCAATTTTTGCAAAGTTTGGTCCACTGGATCGCCTGCCATAATTTGAATCAAAATCTTGCGTGGCTTTTCAAGTGAGTTTACGAACTCTTCCCAGGTGTAGCAAGGCTTTAATTTATCATCTTCATATTTTGCGAAAGCATCAACTTCAGGTTTATCAATTGAGAAACCTGATACGGAGAAGCCGTGATTTCTAACATTCAAAGCAAGGTTTTTGCCCATAACAGACAAACCGATAACGCCGAATTGTTGCATGTTTAATAATTCCTCCATTAATCAAAATTCATC
This is a stretch of genomic DNA from Lactobacillus crispatus. It encodes these proteins:
- the gndA gene encoding NADP-dependent phosphogluconate dehydrogenase, with product MQQFGVIGLSVMGKNLALNVRNHGFSVSGFSIDKPEVDAFAKYEDDKLKPCYTWEEFVNSLEKPRKILIQIMAGDPVDQTLQKLLPLLDKGDILIDGGNSNYHDTNRRFHEMEKHGIHFIGMGVSGGEEGALNGPALMPGGDEPAYKEVAPILEAIAAKNTEGKPCVYYMGPEGAGHYVKMVHNGIEYGIMQEFSEVYNLLRDVAHKSDDEMSEIFDKWNHGKVEAYLSEITSKVLAQKDDLTPDHVIDHILNVASYKGTGNWMLEDGVALGAPVTVVAEAVMARFMSKQAHLTIEKGVKPTKFEYNGEIPDDMVDVFEKSLQLAQAVAYAQGFQQLTMAAEAYDWDLRYKSIAQDWEAGCIIRSAMLKDIEKAYDKNGKLMNLFQDDYFRGLMKENLPALRKSVEFATKCGVPTPTLSAALNWLESIFNPNLPANMIQGQRDYFGAHTYLRNDREGVFHTEWYEEK